One window from the genome of Palaemon carinicauda isolate YSFRI2023 chromosome 24, ASM3689809v2, whole genome shotgun sequence encodes:
- the LOC137618309 gene encoding tigger transposable element-derived protein 1-like codes for MTWLKHNERIQSIKHVFDFIHGLSHPSHCSTAQLLKTKFIWQGIIDGAKDWVRASTSCQTSKVHRHKDSGRSFRVRHADATGSDMKAAKVFVKKFDELMLQEGYSLQQVCHGDKNCLFGKKWLIKRTLRQKKKRLLRHKPMKDCLTPALCANASGDIRVKPLLVYHSDTPRAFKAHNVIKENLQVSWRDNAKAWVTRHLFTEWVNVCFGPTVKMYLEEKSIPLKCLLVSDNAPAHAPPKEENILAKYSFIKVLLLPHNSTPFFQPMGQQVISNFKKLYTIYFFKRYFQITESKNLTLRQYGRSI; via the exons atgactTGGCTGAAGCACAATGaaaggattcagagtatcaagcat gtgtttgatttcattcacggcctttcacatccctcacactgttctactgcacagctgctgaagacaaagttcatttggcaaggtaTTATTGATGGGgccaaggattgggtccgtgccagtacttcttgtcaaacttccaaagtacatcgacacaaggattcagga CGTTCATTCAGAGTGCGTCATGCTGATGCTACTGGCTCTGACATGAAAGCGGCCAAGGTGTTTGTTAAGAAGTTCGACGAGTTGATgctccaggaaggctacagtctCCAGCAAGTCTGCCACGGCGACAAAAATTGCCTTTTtggaaaaaaatggcttattaaacGTACTTTACGGCAGAAAAAAAAGAGGCTACTCAGGCATAAGCCCATGAAGGACTGTCTTACCCCTGCActctgtgcaaacgccagtggggataTTAGAGTGAAACCCCTGCTGGTTTATCACTctgatactcctcgagccttcaaggcccacaaTGTCATTAAGGAGAATCTTCAGGTTTCATGGAGGgataatgcaaaagcctgggtaactagACACTTGTTCACCGAGTGGGTAAATGTTTGTTTCGGCCCGACTGTAAAAATGTATTTAGAAGAGAAAAGCATCcctctgaaatgcctgctggtgtcggacaatgcccctgctcacgcTCCACCAAAAGAGGAAAATATCTTAGCAaagtattccttcatcaaggttctcctTCTTCCACATAATAGCACCCCTTTTTTCCAGCCCATGggccagcaagtgatttcaaattttaagaagctttatacAATATATTTCTTCAAGAGATATTTCCAAATCACCGAGAGCAAAAACCTCACACTTCGTCAATATGGAAGGAGCATTTAG